One window of Candidatus Nitrospira kreftii genomic DNA carries:
- a CDS encoding hypothetical protein (conserved protein of unknown function): MTPQSTERNRRILIIDDNRTIHEDFQKILVPQSALAGLHQARAALFKSGTGDPPPPDPFQLDFADQGQQGYDKVVSARTYDRPYAVAIVDMRMPPGWDGLVTIEHILKADPEIQIVICTAHSDYSWGQLTERLGVSDRVLILRKPFDSIEVQQIASALTTKWELGRTVNLRTAELQRRNEELEQSVHALEAAKLAADSANQAKSEFLAHMSHEIRTPMNGMIGMVELLLSSDLSDKQRHFASTARQSGLSLLQVINDILDLSKIEADKLDLEPVEFDLRENVQNVVTLFAVPAEQRSLHLHCEIAPELPPRLRGDVGRLRQILMNLIGNALKFTERGHIAVCIQPCSDALGDATMKVTVRDTGIGIPLEAQAHIFEPFTQADGSMTRRFGGTGMGLTIVKRLVEMMGGTIGVDSVPGTGSTFWFTARFELVSEDDGAAAASGRSPADTSQAECAFSMPIHGPNIRTRARILLADDDPVNREVLLGMLEVCGESAVAVETGRQALDALRGTSFDLVFMDCEMPEMDGITATREIRRQAMTRSDGTPIRIVALTAHALDTHRVSCADAGMDDYISKPVSVEQIAQALKRWMPLASSRAA; the protein is encoded by the coding sequence ATGACGCCGCAATCGACAGAACGGAATCGACGGATTCTCATCATCGACGACAATCGGACAATCCACGAAGATTTTCAAAAAATTCTCGTCCCCCAGTCCGCTCTTGCCGGTTTGCACCAGGCGCGCGCGGCACTGTTCAAGAGTGGAACGGGTGATCCGCCGCCGCCGGATCCCTTTCAATTGGATTTCGCCGACCAGGGACAGCAAGGCTATGACAAGGTCGTCTCGGCACGCACATACGATCGCCCCTATGCTGTGGCGATTGTCGACATGCGGATGCCTCCTGGATGGGATGGGCTTGTCACCATCGAGCATATCTTGAAAGCGGATCCTGAGATCCAAATCGTCATTTGCACTGCCCATTCAGACTATTCATGGGGACAACTAACCGAGCGATTGGGTGTGAGCGACCGCGTGCTCATCCTGAGAAAGCCGTTTGATTCGATAGAGGTCCAACAGATCGCCAGCGCCCTCACGACAAAATGGGAGTTGGGGCGAACCGTCAATCTCCGTACGGCTGAATTGCAACGCCGAAATGAAGAGCTGGAGCAGTCGGTCCATGCATTAGAAGCAGCCAAGCTAGCCGCCGACAGCGCCAACCAAGCCAAGTCAGAATTCCTCGCGCATATGAGCCATGAAATTCGCACGCCGATGAACGGCATGATCGGGATGGTGGAGCTCTTGCTGTCCAGCGACTTATCGGACAAGCAGCGACATTTTGCCAGCACGGCTCGACAGTCAGGACTCTCGCTGCTTCAGGTGATCAACGATATTCTTGATCTGTCGAAGATCGAGGCCGACAAACTCGATCTCGAACCAGTGGAGTTCGATCTCCGCGAGAATGTTCAGAATGTCGTGACGCTGTTTGCGGTACCGGCGGAGCAGCGGAGTCTTCATCTCCATTGTGAGATTGCGCCTGAACTTCCGCCTCGTTTGCGTGGAGATGTCGGACGATTACGGCAGATTCTTATGAATCTGATCGGGAATGCGTTGAAATTCACCGAACGGGGACACATTGCCGTGTGCATCCAGCCCTGCAGCGATGCGCTAGGAGACGCGACGATGAAGGTCACGGTTCGCGATACCGGAATCGGGATCCCGCTTGAGGCCCAGGCGCACATCTTTGAACCGTTTACTCAAGCCGATGGGTCAATGACTCGACGATTCGGCGGAACGGGGATGGGTCTGACAATCGTGAAGCGGCTGGTTGAGATGATGGGGGGGACGATCGGTGTCGACAGTGTTCCTGGAACCGGTTCGACCTTCTGGTTCACGGCCCGATTTGAATTGGTCTCTGAAGACGACGGAGCAGCAGCGGCAAGTGGTCGGTCGCCAGCTGACACCAGCCAGGCCGAGTGTGCTTTCAGTATGCCCATCCATGGACCGAATATCCGAACCCGAGCGCGGATCCTGCTTGCCGATGACGATCCAGTTAATCGAGAGGTGTTGCTCGGCATGCTCGAAGTCTGTGGAGAATCGGCTGTGGCGGTCGAGACTGGACGGCAGGCACTGGATGCGCTGCGTGGAACAAGCTTCGACCTAGTATTTATGGATTGTGAGATGCCGGAAATGGACGGTATTACTGCGACCAGAGAGATCCGCCGGCAAGCCATGACTCGATCTGACGGGACTCCGATTCGTATCGTTGCGCTGACGGCCCATGCCTTAGATACTCACCGAGTCTCGTGTGCTGATGCCGGGATGGACGATTACATCTCAAAACCTGTCTCGGTTGAGCAAATAGCCCAAGCCCTCAAGCGGTGGATGCCCCTCGCGTCTTCCCGCGCTGCCTAG
- a CDS encoding putative Histidine kinase: protein MSRISPIVLISLCLVCVTIGAMLAGQAIVGFSPDQRKEVFEARKTLCENLAVQYSLLAASGQTTTIETAMRALVERNAEILSAALQTADGGPLAAAGDHLRHWVQPSGQRSTPTHIQVPIYKGAMHWGTLQLSFRALGDVSGKKFYEDVWVRYVLLVAVLGFIGYFTFMKRTLRHLDPSEMIPPRVKSTLDSLTDGVVMVDLSGSIVLANDTFCRLTERSLSSLLGVSLSQLPWVQDQGIPLAADYQFPWQAAADHPRGRQGIRFGYHTKEQALQTLSVTTTPIQDPDGRSRGVLVSFHDVTAVDRANSQLREAITQLEQSRTQVLSQNEQLEHTNEVLQIEIEERKRIQLEREQLNKQLLESSRLVGMADVASTVLHNVGNVLNSVNVSVDVVTNLLKQTPMNDVALIASMLQEHKHHLGTYLSETQEGKQIPSYLSMLAEAVTQNQTLVQKELDGLGRNIEHIRQVVDRQVDLARPGGTILEPVNFQDLMEQALAIHVSAFESRGYEIERRSDAIPQGMCDRHQVLQILVNLISNAKNAMDMMPGTRHRLTVQFGRAEDRTGFVRFQVSDTGVGIASEHLGRLFTQGFTTRPEGHGIGLHSAALAAKNLGGTLQGRSEGQGRGAAFILDLPFIPIEVSA from the coding sequence ATGAGTCGGATTTCGCCCATTGTCTTGATCAGCTTGTGCCTGGTCTGCGTGACAATCGGCGCCATGCTGGCCGGACAAGCTATCGTTGGGTTCAGTCCTGACCAGCGGAAAGAGGTGTTCGAGGCGAGGAAGACGCTCTGCGAGAACTTGGCCGTACAGTATTCGTTGTTAGCGGCGTCGGGACAGACGACGACAATTGAGACCGCGATGCGCGCCTTGGTCGAACGTAACGCCGAGATCCTTTCGGCAGCGCTTCAGACCGCGGATGGGGGGCCACTCGCTGCTGCGGGCGATCATCTCCGCCATTGGGTGCAACCAAGCGGGCAACGATCGACACCCACTCACATCCAAGTCCCCATCTATAAGGGGGCCATGCATTGGGGAACTCTCCAGCTGTCATTTCGTGCGTTGGGAGATGTGTCGGGCAAGAAATTCTATGAAGACGTGTGGGTGCGATATGTTCTGCTAGTCGCGGTCCTAGGATTCATCGGATACTTCACGTTTATGAAACGTACCCTGCGCCATCTTGATCCATCCGAAATGATTCCGCCTCGAGTCAAATCGACGCTCGACAGTCTGACTGATGGCGTGGTGATGGTCGATCTGTCCGGCTCGATCGTGCTGGCCAACGACACGTTCTGTCGACTGACTGAACGATCACTCTCCTCGCTCTTGGGCGTATCCTTGTCCCAACTGCCGTGGGTTCAAGATCAGGGGATACCGTTGGCAGCGGATTATCAGTTTCCATGGCAAGCGGCAGCTGATCACCCGCGCGGGCGACAGGGGATCCGGTTTGGGTATCACACCAAAGAACAAGCGCTTCAGACGCTCTCAGTGACCACCACCCCGATTCAAGACCCGGATGGCCGCTCGCGCGGTGTGTTGGTGTCGTTCCACGATGTCACGGCTGTCGATCGCGCAAACTCGCAACTCCGAGAAGCGATTACCCAGCTCGAGCAATCCCGCACACAGGTCTTGTCGCAAAACGAACAGCTTGAACACACGAACGAAGTGCTCCAGATCGAAATCGAAGAACGCAAGCGTATCCAGTTGGAACGGGAGCAGCTCAATAAACAGCTTCTGGAAAGTTCACGGCTGGTGGGCATGGCGGACGTCGCGTCGACGGTCTTGCATAACGTGGGGAACGTGCTCAATAGCGTGAATGTGTCCGTGGACGTGGTAACCAATCTGCTCAAGCAGACGCCGATGAACGACGTGGCATTGATCGCCTCGATGCTCCAGGAGCACAAGCATCATCTCGGGACCTATCTCTCTGAGACCCAGGAGGGGAAGCAAATCCCATCGTATCTCTCCATGCTGGCGGAAGCCGTCACTCAAAACCAAACGCTCGTTCAAAAAGAGCTGGATGGGCTCGGTCGTAATATCGAGCATATTCGGCAGGTCGTGGATCGACAGGTTGACTTAGCCAGACCAGGCGGCACCATCTTGGAGCCTGTGAATTTCCAAGACCTCATGGAGCAGGCGTTGGCCATTCATGTATCGGCGTTCGAGAGTCGTGGGTATGAGATCGAGCGACGCTCTGATGCCATTCCGCAGGGCATGTGCGATCGTCATCAAGTCTTGCAGATTCTGGTGAACCTGATTAGCAACGCAAAGAATGCCATGGATATGATGCCGGGTACGCGGCATCGATTGACGGTGCAATTCGGCCGTGCGGAGGATCGCACCGGTTTTGTGCGGTTTCAGGTGTCTGATACTGGTGTCGGGATTGCGTCGGAGCATCTCGGTCGACTCTTCACGCAAGGCTTTACTACCAGGCCGGAGGGGCATGGTATCGGACTTCACAGCGCCGCCCTGGCTGCCAAGAATCTTGGTGGGACCTTGCAAGGCCGAAGCGAGGGACAGGGCCGAGGGGCCGCTTTCATATTGGACCTGCCGTTCATTCCGATTGAGGTTTCGGCATGA
- a CDS encoding hypothetical protein (conserved protein of unknown function), whose protein sequence is MSCSRCHGLMIRDHFLDFDGTIGHMWANGYRCMNCGNVHDPVIEQHRHARKQQALPIHNSEHESRKNDLIPESQTVILRAA, encoded by the coding sequence ATGAGTTGTTCACGTTGCCACGGTCTCATGATCAGGGATCACTTCTTGGATTTCGACGGCACTATTGGACACATGTGGGCGAACGGATACCGTTGCATGAACTGCGGGAATGTTCATGACCCGGTCATCGAGCAACATCGCCATGCTCGGAAACAACAGGCACTGCCAATTCACAATAGCGAGCACGAATCTAGGAAGAACGACCTTATCCCGGAATCTCAAACAGTTATTCTGCGTGCAGCCTAG
- a CDS encoding Response regulator has protein sequence MASILIVDDDAPIRALLRRILEEDGHQIREASNGEIGLRLYRDAPADLVITDIMMPERDGMEVTLALTQEFLDARVIAITGGTGDQNFLNVAKLFGARRVIQKPFTPREVRRAVLFVLNH, from the coding sequence ATGGCTTCCATTTTGATCGTCGATGATGACGCCCCGATTCGAGCCTTGTTACGTCGCATCCTTGAAGAAGATGGTCATCAGATTCGCGAAGCCTCGAACGGTGAGATCGGCCTGAGGCTTTATCGAGACGCACCTGCAGATCTTGTCATCACAGACATCATGATGCCGGAGCGAGACGGGATGGAAGTCACCCTCGCCCTGACTCAAGAGTTCCTAGACGCTCGCGTGATCGCCATCACCGGCGGAACCGGTGATCAGAACTTTCTCAACGTCGCCAAGCTCTTTGGTGCCCGACGAGTGATTCAGAAGCCCTTCACACCGCGAGAAGTGCGTCGGGCCGTACTTTTCGTTCTCAATCATTAG
- a CDS encoding Sodium:solute symporter, translating to MVLWFVILYLILSVGIGLFAATRVRNSKDFAVAGRSLPLAVVTATVFATWFGAEAVMGISATFVKEGLHGVVADPFGSSMCLMLAGLFFAPRLYRLNMLTVGDYYRYRYDRTVEVLCTLCVVASYLGWVAAQFKVLGLVLNVVTEGGVSQSAGIVIGAVIVLTYTTFGGMFSVAILDFVQISVIMGGLLYIASLVGEMAGGVQTVISHAAGAGKLDLFPSASITAWIPFVGAWMTMMLGSIPQQDVFQRITSAKNEQTAVRGSLLGAALYFAFCFVPMFLAYAATLIDPAKFGALLEQDSQLILPTLIMEHTPLPAQIIFFGAVLSAVMSCSSATLLAPSVALSENVIRPMLSHVNDAEFLRLMRVVLLVFALVVLTIALWSDATIYKLVVNTYKVTLVAAFIPLVAGLYWKRATTQGALYAIIAGLTSWLVLEFLSQPTDVWPPQLIGFLMAGIGMLVGSLWPLQVRKSKKTNGRVVGE from the coding sequence GTGGTTCTCTGGTTCGTCATCCTCTATCTCATCCTGTCGGTCGGTATCGGGCTTTTCGCCGCAACCCGTGTACGGAATTCAAAAGACTTTGCCGTCGCGGGAAGAAGCTTGCCTCTTGCCGTAGTCACAGCAACGGTATTTGCAACCTGGTTCGGTGCTGAAGCCGTCATGGGCATCTCAGCAACATTCGTCAAGGAGGGGCTGCATGGAGTGGTGGCCGACCCTTTCGGCTCCAGTATGTGTTTGATGCTCGCCGGACTCTTTTTTGCGCCGCGACTGTATCGACTCAATATGTTGACGGTCGGTGATTATTATCGGTATCGCTATGACCGGACCGTCGAAGTTCTGTGTACGCTCTGTGTTGTCGCCTCCTACCTTGGGTGGGTCGCGGCTCAATTCAAGGTACTCGGTCTCGTGCTCAATGTGGTGACCGAAGGCGGAGTCAGCCAGTCCGCGGGAATCGTGATCGGTGCAGTCATTGTCCTGACCTATACGACATTCGGCGGCATGTTTTCTGTGGCGATTCTGGATTTTGTTCAGATCTCGGTGATCATGGGAGGATTGCTCTATATCGCATCGCTTGTAGGGGAGATGGCCGGCGGGGTGCAAACGGTTATCTCACATGCGGCCGGGGCTGGTAAGTTGGACTTGTTCCCGTCCGCTTCGATTACAGCATGGATTCCATTCGTTGGGGCTTGGATGACCATGATGCTCGGGTCTATTCCACAGCAAGACGTATTTCAACGAATCACGTCTGCGAAGAACGAACAGACTGCGGTGCGGGGTTCGTTGCTTGGTGCGGCACTCTATTTTGCGTTTTGTTTTGTCCCGATGTTTCTCGCGTACGCCGCGACGCTGATTGATCCAGCCAAGTTCGGAGCGTTATTGGAGCAGGATTCACAGCTTATTCTTCCGACGCTGATTATGGAGCACACACCACTTCCGGCACAGATCATCTTCTTCGGAGCTGTTCTGTCGGCCGTGATGAGTTGTTCAAGTGCAACCTTACTCGCGCCATCCGTGGCGTTGAGCGAAAACGTCATTCGGCCGATGCTTTCACATGTCAATGATGCGGAGTTCCTTCGCCTGATGCGCGTGGTCCTGCTCGTATTTGCATTGGTGGTCTTGACCATTGCGCTCTGGTCGGATGCGACAATCTATAAGTTGGTAGTGAATACGTATAAGGTGACTTTGGTAGCAGCATTTATTCCATTGGTCGCAGGGCTCTATTGGAAGAGGGCCACGACACAGGGCGCTCTCTATGCCATCATCGCTGGTCTCACGAGCTGGTTAGTGTTGGAGTTCTTGAGTCAGCCAACCGACGTCTGGCCGCCTCAGCTCATTGGATTTTTGATGGCGGGAATCGGCATGCTGGTGGGGTCGCTATGGCCTTTACAGGTGCGTAAATCGAAAAAGACCAACGGGAGGGTAGTTGGCGAGTGA
- a CDS encoding hypothetical protein (conserved protein of unknown function) translates to MVNSETRPDRMRNLEAGVAMAGILQQEKGEGPFLSRRREARCNDQRVCGYGICESTSEESLSIEQGEAYCLNRSEHGVLILIGSRVRTRQLVELHVAETRWEHSLNLYEVQWTKAVPVESHGHLFLAGCRLVLGASRYWSF, encoded by the coding sequence ATGGTCAATAGCGAAACCCGCCCAGACCGTATGAGAAATCTTGAAGCTGGAGTGGCTATGGCGGGAATCCTTCAGCAGGAGAAGGGTGAGGGTCCGTTTCTTTCTCGCCGACGAGAAGCGCGCTGTAATGATCAGAGGGTGTGTGGTTATGGGATCTGTGAGTCAACCAGTGAAGAGTCTCTGAGCATCGAACAGGGTGAGGCGTATTGCCTGAACCGAAGTGAGCATGGCGTTCTCATTCTTATAGGAAGTCGGGTGCGAACCAGGCAACTGGTCGAACTCCACGTTGCTGAAACCCGATGGGAACATTCCCTGAATTTGTACGAAGTGCAGTGGACCAAAGCGGTACCGGTTGAGTCTCATGGTCATCTCTTTCTGGCCGGCTGCCGTCTTGTCCTAGGAGCGTCCCGATATTGGTCGTTCTAG
- a CDS encoding DNA polymerase IV 2, whose product MPRIIAHLDMDAFFAAIEERDTPAFRGVPLVVGADPLGGKGRGVASTSNYLARAYGIHSATPISMAWRLSEAARHAGKPPVTFVSVDMPKYARVSEEVMKIVRRFISKVEQASIDEAYGDLSWTETYEEAERICRYLKETITSEMLLTASVGIGPNKLVAKIASGWQKPNGLTVVREEQVETFLSPLPIRLIPGIGPKTEARLRERGIKVVNDLRRLSVHHLEQLLGKRGVALYDGARGCNDSPLEEYSEPKSIGEQETFESDTLNSQMLFTQLARLARGVSDRLSREDFKAFRTVVLTVRFADFETKSRAHTVATPTGDLSVLQREGLKLLMPFLDRRENPRRKLIRLLGLRVEKLI is encoded by the coding sequence ATGCCTAGAATTATTGCCCACTTAGATATGGATGCGTTCTTTGCGGCGATTGAAGAACGTGACACTCCAGCGTTTCGGGGAGTCCCGCTTGTGGTCGGGGCAGATCCGCTCGGTGGCAAGGGGCGGGGTGTGGCCTCCACGTCGAACTATCTCGCACGTGCCTATGGGATTCACTCAGCGACACCGATCTCCATGGCGTGGCGCTTGTCCGAAGCGGCTCGTCATGCCGGCAAGCCGCCAGTGACCTTTGTGTCGGTCGATATGCCAAAGTACGCACGGGTGTCTGAGGAAGTGATGAAAATTGTGCGACGGTTCATTTCGAAGGTCGAGCAAGCCAGCATTGATGAAGCCTATGGCGATCTAAGCTGGACTGAGACCTACGAAGAAGCGGAGCGTATCTGCCGCTACCTGAAAGAAACGATCACATCGGAAATGCTGTTGACCGCTTCAGTGGGTATCGGGCCGAATAAGTTGGTCGCGAAAATAGCTTCAGGGTGGCAGAAGCCAAACGGACTCACGGTGGTGCGTGAGGAGCAGGTGGAGACTTTTCTATCTCCGTTGCCGATCCGGCTTATTCCTGGCATCGGCCCTAAAACGGAGGCCAGGTTGAGGGAGAGGGGGATCAAGGTCGTCAACGATCTGAGGCGTCTCTCCGTGCATCATCTCGAACAGCTGCTGGGTAAACGGGGTGTGGCTCTCTATGATGGAGCTCGCGGATGTAATGATTCTCCGCTCGAAGAATATTCGGAGCCGAAATCGATTGGTGAGCAGGAAACGTTCGAGTCTGATACGCTCAATAGTCAGATGCTGTTCACTCAACTCGCTAGGCTTGCTCGAGGTGTCAGTGATCGCTTGTCTCGCGAAGACTTTAAGGCCTTTCGGACCGTTGTGCTGACGGTCCGGTTTGCGGACTTCGAAACCAAGTCGCGTGCCCATACTGTAGCCACACCTACGGGTGACCTCAGTGTATTGCAGCGTGAGGGATTAAAATTGCTTATGCCGTTTCTTGATCGTCGTGAAAACCCACGTCGAAAACTCATCCGCCTACTTGGCCTTCGCGTGGAGAAGCTGATCTAA
- a CDS encoding hypothetical protein (conserved protein of unknown function), with the protein MGIRWFNFIGFGMLFLALFLNEVVYLNVWYESNFFLVFVAAVYFGIALWLSLWGGSRPQEA; encoded by the coding sequence TTGGGGATACGGTGGTTTAATTTTATCGGATTTGGCATGTTGTTTCTCGCACTTTTCCTCAATGAAGTCGTCTATCTGAATGTATGGTATGAGTCGAACTTTTTCTTGGTTTTTGTCGCTGCAGTGTACTTCGGTATTGCATTATGGCTTTCGCTCTGGGGAGGCTCACGCCCCCAGGAAGCTTGA
- a CDS encoding hypothetical protein (conserved protein of unknown function), translated as MGMSFWNWLGVVMLVLALFLNELYLGINAWYEINLGAIVAGVVYLVVAISLSVWPSASNQSA; from the coding sequence ATGGGTATGAGTTTTTGGAATTGGCTTGGAGTGGTGATGTTGGTGCTGGCCCTGTTTCTGAATGAGCTATATCTTGGGATCAACGCGTGGTACGAGATCAACCTCGGGGCGATTGTTGCTGGTGTCGTCTACCTGGTTGTGGCAATCTCGTTGTCAGTTTGGCCAAGTGCCAGTAATCAGAGCGCGTAA
- a CDS encoding hypothetical protein (conserved protein of unknown function), with product MATAGIAKKQTDHSQPQPEEEVMADKQYKQLGCLDVQPGGGCGFQVRAETEAELMQLVATHAKQCHKLDSIPQEMVSKVQAAVKTVTVTV from the coding sequence ATGGCAACCGCGGGCATTGCGAAGAAACAGACCGACCATTCCCAACCCCAACCAGAGGAGGAAGTTATGGCAGACAAACAGTACAAGCAGCTCGGCTGTCTCGATGTTCAACCAGGAGGCGGCTGTGGATTCCAGGTGCGGGCGGAGACGGAAGCGGAACTGATGCAGTTGGTCGCCACCCACGCCAAGCAGTGCCATAAACTGGACTCCATCCCACAGGAAATGGTGTCTAAAGTGCAAGCAGCGGTCAAGACTGTCACAGTCACCGTCTAG
- a CDS encoding hypothetical protein (conserved exported protein of unknown function), translating into MSWKTILPVAALLLLSTSGCSYLFYPHAKEFTEKAKGATGLETVINLTSMAEASANAAKGGKGVDQAFDDLHNQFHAINDSICCIEKSVRERPAYALAVTHNKELKAIFKRLWKFKDDQPQRNQHLDLLVSELTELRETLETLR; encoded by the coding sequence ATGAGTTGGAAAACAATACTCCCAGTAGCAGCGCTTCTTCTGCTTAGCACTAGTGGCTGCAGCTACCTGTTTTATCCCCATGCGAAGGAATTTACCGAGAAAGCAAAGGGGGCAACAGGTCTCGAAACTGTAATAAATCTGACCAGTATGGCCGAAGCTTCCGCAAATGCCGCCAAGGGAGGCAAGGGAGTCGATCAGGCTTTTGATGACCTCCATAATCAGTTTCATGCGATTAACGACAGCATCTGCTGCATTGAGAAATCCGTGAGAGAACGGCCGGCCTATGCACTAGCCGTCACACACAACAAAGAACTCAAAGCGATTTTCAAGCGCCTGTGGAAGTTCAAAGACGATCAACCGCAACGAAATCAGCACCTAGACCTCCTCGTATCGGAACTCACGGAATTACGCGAGACGTTAGAAACCTTGAGGTAA
- a CDS encoding putative Ubiquinone/menaquinone biosynthesis methyltransferase UbiE codes for MASLSPEQVIEGQRQDWNRVADGWEKWDCFFDEQMAFLNHRLVGDARLRAGLRVLDLGSGTGYPAILAAQTVGARGSVVGIDLAQQMLDAAGRKVASLQLSNLTFRAGDVTTLPFETASFDAVTTRFCLMFLPDIPKAVAEIARILKPDTWMAAAVWSTPEKNPYLKIPIDIIKQFIELPPPDPAAPGIFRLAMPGELAAMLHQAGFIDISEQEFLGDVRFAEGGEYFSSLMDIAAPIQNLWEKLNPTQQTEARQRIIDTAGQYRNESGIALPIAVRMVAARKPG; via the coding sequence GTGGCATCGCTATCGCCTGAGCAAGTCATCGAAGGCCAGCGCCAGGACTGGAACCGCGTCGCCGATGGCTGGGAGAAATGGGATTGCTTCTTCGACGAACAGATGGCCTTCCTCAATCATCGGCTCGTCGGCGATGCCAGGCTACGCGCCGGTCTTCGCGTATTGGACCTAGGATCGGGGACAGGCTATCCTGCCATTCTTGCTGCACAGACAGTCGGAGCCAGAGGCAGTGTCGTTGGTATTGATTTAGCCCAGCAGATGCTGGACGCCGCTGGACGCAAGGTGGCGTCACTGCAACTTTCCAACCTCACATTCCGAGCAGGTGACGTCACCACTCTCCCCTTTGAGACGGCGTCGTTCGACGCGGTGACCACCCGATTTTGCCTGATGTTTCTCCCGGACATTCCCAAAGCCGTCGCCGAGATCGCCCGAATCCTCAAACCGGACACCTGGATGGCAGCCGCGGTATGGTCCACGCCTGAGAAGAACCCGTACCTCAAGATTCCCATCGACATCATCAAGCAATTCATCGAGCTTCCCCCGCCGGATCCGGCAGCACCAGGAATTTTCCGTCTGGCGATGCCTGGCGAGCTCGCAGCGATGTTGCACCAAGCGGGATTTATCGACATCTCCGAACAAGAATTTCTCGGCGACGTCCGATTTGCCGAGGGAGGCGAATACTTTTCCAGTCTCATGGACATCGCAGCCCCGATTCAGAATCTGTGGGAGAAACTAAACCCCACGCAACAGACTGAGGCGAGACAGCGCATCATAGACACAGCTGGGCAGTACCGGAATGAATCCGGCATCGCCTTACCCATCGCCGTACGAATGGTCGCCGCACGCAAGCCGGGATGA
- a CDS encoding hypothetical protein (conserved protein of unknown function), whose amino-acid sequence MSLRSDGFKDFVLDQLADLRGITARAMFGGYGLYHRATFFGIIHKDRLYFNVSKATVPRYKNHGMKPFRPNAKQTLISFYEVPIDVQEDAE is encoded by the coding sequence ATGTCGTTGAGGAGCGACGGCTTCAAGGATTTTGTGTTGGATCAGCTGGCTGACCTACGTGGAATCACAGCTCGTGCTATGTTCGGCGGCTACGGCCTCTATCATCGAGCCACATTTTTTGGCATCATCCATAAAGACCGCCTTTACTTCAACGTGTCCAAGGCCACGGTTCCTCGGTACAAGAACCATGGCATGAAACCGTTTCGTCCAAACGCCAAACAAACCCTGATATCCTTCTACGAAGTCCCTATTGATGTTCAGGAGGATGCAGAGTAG